CTTTTTGTAGCTCAAATGGGGGAGGTATAgcaggtaattttttttttttggggggggggggggtggagCAGAAGGAGATATAGAAAAGGCATCCACGGTGTACCCTTTTAGGAACAAATCACATCGGGGGGGTAAGCCAATTGTACGCTTCTCTAAATGGGCCAGGTTTTTCCCTGTGAAGGGGCTGGGGGTGGTTCAATAAGCTTATCTATTCACTACGACAAAAGGGAGCAGGGCTCCTCCTCAGCGAGGCATCTCCTCCGCTGCTATTCTCACTTTTAAGAGGAAAGACAGGTTACCCTGCGTGCTTCCTAGTCAGACAGAATTAGGAACACTTGGAGTTTACAAAGTGGCCGCAAAAAGaggggcgaaaaaataaaataagaaaataagaaaaggTTTTTACTCCTTCCCCCAAGTGATTAGCAGAAATTGCCCGCATTCGTCTGCACATGGGTGTGTATAAATGGTCCTTTTATGTGGCAATACTTCGAAGGAAGAGACTGTCAACTGggtttttattaaatatgcaTGGGGATGTATTTGGATGATCAGGGGGTTGCTTATTTTGCTAGTGACTCCGAAAGTGTGTAAGGCCAACGTGAAGACGCACTTTTGTGCGCGCTTACATTGTACAACCCATAGGCACAACCGTTTTTCATTTGAATCACGACGGTTTATATTGTGTTGTGCCACGCTAGGCAtgtcccaaaaaaaaaaaaaaaaaaaaaaaaaaaagtagaaataGCGGCCACCCAATAGTGCAAGTAACTCTTTTCCTCACCAAATAAATTGCCGTGAAgtgccaaagggggaagcgtcAAATTCTAAATGTGGGTCCATTCCTCTGTTCAAAGTAGAATTAATCTTtcgtgtgtgggggggatgCTGCCTAGTGGGGAATACGTTCCCCCTGTGGGTTAACATAGGCAGCACTGAAATTGGCTAAGAGGTGCTGTCCGCCCTGCAAGGAAGGGGAATTCTGTGGAAAAGGCACTGCACACATTGGGGTGAAGACTGTGCAACCTTTCCGGGGGTGGACGAACTAAGCAGGGGCAGAAATGTGCGCCCCTACAGCTGACGCTGCAGAGAGGTGTGCACTGCCTGCGCGTGGGGGGCCAGTGTTCACTTGTTTTTCATTCCGCAGTTTTGCATTGCAATTTTGCAttgttcttttcattttgcttttttcattccgCACTTTTGCATTGCTCTTTTGATTTTtcattgtttttattttatttttttctactcaaaaaggaagccaACAGAATAGACCTAAGTTAGCTTGTCCCATCCCATGTTTTAGACCGAAGGGAAGATTAACCAggctcacaaaaaaaaaaaaaaaaaaaaaaaaaaaagacaaacaaAAACACTTTTGCATAAGCACGTACATGCGCGTAGACACACACAACAACTGAAACTGAACTGTCTTTATTGCCACTGAACCGTCTTTGCTGCCGCTGAACCGTCTTTACTGCTTCTTAACCATCTTTGCTGCTGCTTAACCATCTTTGCTGTCCGTTGAACCACCGAATAGATCGCCACCCTTTTCCGGCCCCCTCTTTGAGGAAGATGTTCAACGCGTGCAAGGGCAACAGCAACTGCTGCCGGGAGGAAAGCGAGGACACGAAACAGTCCGTGCGCGAAGGACGGCACGAAGGAAGGCTCGAAGAAAGGCGCGACCGGTTCGACCAACAGCTGGGGAAGGAGAATGGGGACTTTAAGAAGATCATCGAGGGGGAGCCCGACCTGGCCAAAGCCGTCGAAATTAGCCAGAGCACGGAGAGGGAATACGTAAGGTTCTAGGGGCCCCGCGCGTTGGCCTTCCCCCACGTGGAGTTTCGTGGGCCTTTCTAAGCGCTTTATTGTGTACCATTTTATGCGCCTTACCATGCACCATTTTATGCGCTTTATTTGTGTACCATTTGTTTCACCAtcttttgccccctttttgcccctttttgcaccttttttgcccccccccccccgcaggttGCCATAACTGCCTACCAGCCAGTGGACATCGTGACGAGGACAGTCGAGGTGCCCTTCGTGCGCACCATAGAAACGACGGTGCCGAAAATCACGTACGAGAGCAAGATTAGGGAGGTCCCCAAGTACTACTCGAAAATCGTGGAAAAGGTGGGTTCTTAACTCGGACGGTGTGGCCGCGCGGGTGGCAGCGCGGTAGCTTCGTCGCTTCGTCGCTTCGTCACTTCGTCACTTCGTCGTTTCGTCGCTTCTACGCTTCTACGCTTCTCCACATGCCGCTCCTCCACATGCCGCTCCTCCAcatgccgctcccccccatgCCGCTCCGCTGCATACCGCAGGTCGTGGAAGTGCCGGAGGTCAAATTCGTAGACAAAATCGTGGACGTGCCGCGCATCCAGTACTGCTTCAAGTACGTGCCCAAGGTGGAGGTGAAGGAGAACATCATTCAGAGGCCAGTTTTCCAGAAGAAAATCGTCGAGAAAATCGTGGAGGTCCCCAAGGTGAAGGAGATGCGCAGGTTCCAGGAGGTCGAGACGGTGGAATACGTCATCAAGTAAGGGGGGTGGAGAGGCGGACAGGTGCACAGGATAGGACAGCATTATACCCTTGTCTTTCCGCTGCGTTTGTGTGCTGCCCTATcccgcttccttttttattaccccTCGATGGGTGCACCAATTGGAGCGCCCACATGCGCGCCGCTCTCACCGCGGTTAGCCATGCCGCCCGCCCATTTTTCCAACCCGGCCTATGCCCCGCTCAGGTACGTGCCGAAGGGATTCACCGAGGGTAGAAAGAAGTCAGACGACGAGGGTGAGGATGGGAAAGacaagaaggaagaagacgCAGATGGAGAAAGGGACCCAGGCGAAGGAAAGGAAACCAGCGAGGAGCAGCAAGATGTTAGCAACTCCAGATTTTacgaagagaaaaattattctgaAGGAGCCAAGCTGGTTAGGAATGCACAGATGGAGATGAGCCAGTCCCAATTATGGGAGCAGACGATGTCCGTCGGCCAGGATAGGATGTTCCCATACGTTTTTAGTAGGCCAATGCAAGGACAGGCGGGGGTACACGAAGAGGTATATGCGGAGGCACATGCAGAGGCACGTGTAGACATGGGGATGGGGGCTCCCTGGGGAAGTGCCGCAGTTGGGGGAGAAGCATACGAAGGAGGAGCAGTCCACCCCACGTTTGGCTTGCGAAACGAGATGTCCCTAATgcagctgaaggagaagaatgGCTCGATGTTACCAACGCCACGGATAGAGCAGGTGTTTAAGcccaaaattgtgaaaaacgTAGAGGTGCAGAAACATGTGCCCATTTCGGTGGACGTACCTGTTCCCTATATGGTCCCCAAGCCTGTCGTTGTTAATGTAGAAGTGCCTGTTTTGAAATTCAGAGACACATTTGTGCCTGTACCGGTCAGGCGAAAAATCATCCCCAAAATTAAGTGGATTTCTGACGTTTACCAAGTCGACTGCATTAAAGAGAAGCCGTATTTGAAGATCCAAGACGTGATTAGGCCAATTCCTTGTGACGTCCAGATTAAATACAGGAAGTACATGGAGAAGGCTTGTGCTGTGAACCCTAACGAGTTGCCGCAGGACGACGTGCACGCCATGTGGATGCGCGTCAACGCGCACCTCGCCGAGCAGAAGAAGCGGGAGTACGGCGACCTGTACCCGTACTACCGAGGTGGGCACGGTTGGAGAAGGAGCAGCCATCAGCAGTGTTTGGCAGCTACCAGCAGTGTTTCGCAGCTATGAGCAGAGCTTCGCAGCTTGCAGTGTAGCACTCCCCCCTTCATGTGCCCCCCCATTTTCACACCCACCCCACACGCaggcgaaggagaagaagaaggcggCAGCAGCAGCTCTGGAAAGGACGAGCCAGACGGAAGCGAGGGCACGCAATCTTCGGAAGAGGGAAGGGCGCACGAGGGAGAAATCAGAGAAGGCGCTTtggaagaggagggggaagtcTCGGGGGGGTCGAGCAAGCAGGGGGGAGTGGAAGAAGACAAGGAGGAGCGCAccgaggggggagaacccATCGGCAGTGAACGTAGCGGGGTGAATGAACGAAGTGGAGCGAATGAACGAAGCGGGGCGATGGAAGGAAGCGAGTCGGCCACCTCCAATGGGGAAATCACACAAAGTGGGGAGGTCGCTCAACAAGGGTCCATCATAGAAGTCCTGAGGAGAGAGTACGACGAAGGTGGTGAGGCCAAAGCGGAGGAGTGGAGACAAGCCGAAGGGATAGAAAAGGTAAACGCAGAGCAGAATATCTTTTACGCCTATGAAGGGTCGGAGCAGATGCAGACAGAGGGAAGAGGTTACAGTGtttgttgcaaaaatgcaaatgatCGTGTTGGTGGTACtttggaaaaggaggagagaGACCATTTCGAATGCGTCGATGAATTCATGAAGGAGATGAAGAAGCAAGACCATTTGGAAGAAGGAGCCGTGGCTTCTCTGTACCCTTCTCACCCTCTAGCCATGACCTTCTTGCAGAACAAGTGGATCCAGACGGACACACTGAGGACGCATGAGCTTTACCATGACGACTTCGTCCGGGCAAGCATCAATGCCAATTATAATTTGATGAATAGGAACCCAGTGCTATCGGAGGTTATGAGAAATGaggattttataaaaaccgCCAACCCTATcatctctccttttttcccgaGGAACATACAGAATATAGAAAATGCCTACAATAGGGTAATCGCGCAGAATATCCAGGAGGAGAATATGAGGTGCCAGGGGGGTGCTAATAGGTATGAGCAGAAGGTGCATGCTTCTTCAGGGGGCACCGATGTGAGGATGTACGAGAAAGGGGCAACTGCAGGTGTTGGAACCGCTGGACAGGCGTGCGATTCAGGGGGGAAATGCTGCAGCTACTTTTGCAAAcactgaggggggggagcggtggtAGGAGCGGTGACACCATGGAGTACCAGTTTGAACGCCGCTCATAACCTTAGGCAGCCAACCGCGAGGCCATCCTCGAAACTGCCTTGTTTCCACCCAAGGGGCGCACCCCGTTTGCGATAAGACCAATTTGGTACTACCCATTAAGGAGGTGAGAAGGTGCTTCCCTTACCCCCGCTAAGCCTCTGTatttgtttctctttttatttttggcccctttttttttttcttttcccactCTACATGGTGAGAAGTGTCCCAGTTGGGGCGGAGTCCCCCAGAGGGGCCTTTCACTTACACCGGGAGAACATGTCGATCCGTTTGCATATGTCCTAGTGTGCGTATGAACGTGTGGGCGGGGGTTATAATCGTGTAGATTTACCCATATGAATTGGCCACTATGCGGGTTGCTCACTCCGCCACCTCGCAACGCACGTTCGTTTGTCTCACCATCGCCACGCTACGTATGAGCGGTtatttcgcttctttttatgttttcaCTTTTCTACGTTTTTGTGTTTCTCTCCAAGTGGAGCGCCtccacatatatttttaaatcctGATGGGGAAAGGCTCTCCAGCGAGCGCCCCATAAACAGGTGTGTAACTTGGCTGCACCTACGAGGAGGTACATCACCTCGTGTGAGCACACCAGGGAGAGGCCCTTTTACATTCTCTCCATGGTGCATTGTAACAATTTTGCGGCGTCTTCTCTGCCGTTTggtttcttccccattttgacatCCCCATAAGGAAAACTtcgagcattttttttttgcaagcaTGGTGAGGGAATGGAAGTGCACCCATTTGTAGGGTTCACCTCTTAGCGTTAAAGGGGGTAGACCTCCAAACGGAGGGACCCCGCGGATGGATGATTAAGGAGCCCCTCACTTGTCAAAGGTTGCATCTTCAAGTGGGAGGTACACTGCAGAGTGCAAGaaggaacaattttttttttctctctcatTGTGttgggaattatttttttcatacgcTTCCAATGTACGTACACCCGATGAGGGTAACTTTTAAAGGCTTCTCTTTTGAGTTGTGCCCTTAGGGTAGAGGGATGGGATGCCCTAATCTGCATCGTAAAGGAGTGTCTATATAAATGCTAACACGTGGGTGGACGTGCTAGTAGGTTACATAACGAAGcgtatcatttttatgtctGCCCAAGAGTTCTCTCTCCCCTCTGACATCTGTTCACCTCCCTCAAAACTAAGAAGTAAATCCGCCCACTTTGATAACTaccaattttaaaatgtttcccCTCAAGTCTTCCACCTTCCTacttctcctcttcctctgtGTCGAATGGACCCGCGCGAAGATCGAGTTGATACTATCCGGTGTGCAtaaacgggggagaaaaaaaaaaaaaaaaaaaaaatagcgacTTCACTCTGAGAGAGAAAACGACACTCGTTTAGTGTCATGTGGCTGAGTGAGAAGAATGAGTTTTCCCAGGGGCGCTTGCGAAAGTAGCCACATTGTAGTAACTCTCCATTAGCGGCATCGTTCCTattacctctttttttttccccccttttagaTCTCGGCGCAGACAAGTGCAACTCCGAACAGGTGAAAGCCCTGGATGATAAGTTCTACGGGGCAGcttgtgggggggaaaatgtgCTGCCCTCCGTCGAGTGGTTTCAAAGGAACAGCGAAACGAAGTCCTACGCGGTGACCGTCACTAGCATGGTTAGCTCCAGGGTGGTGACGCACTTCTTGGCATGGAACATACCCTCACATGTTAATTTGATTAATCACTCCACGAGCTTCGACGAGCTGGAGGCAACCGTCGGGTTGAATTCGCTTGGCGAGGCCAAGTACGCGGGGCCGTGTGCCTCGGCCATGGCAGAAGAGAGCAGCTGTTTGTTGTTTACGCTCTACGCGCTAAGTAAGTTCGCCCGGTTGGTCAGGGGTGTAGAGTAATCTCCCAGGCATATAGCGTGCTTGCGAGGCATCCGCTTTACCCTTCGCTACATCGCTGGGTGTGTGCCACATCACATCGCATCACACCACATCGCATCACTCCTCACCTCACTTCACCCCACCGCAGAATCGGACCACATAGAGCTGTCTGAAGACGCGGACTATTTCGAGCTGATGGCCTACCTCAAAAGCATGAGTCGAGAGGAGAAGGGGCTCCTCGACCGGCTGTCCTTGTACGCCATGACCATCCCGAAGCGGAGGGTTTCAAGTTGAATGGTAGCGGGTGGTTCGTCGCCTCCATTTGGCTAAGCCCCGTTCGAGGGGAGGTCCCATTTTCGCATAAGTGCACACAGCATCCCTCTACACTTTGCTGCTTTCGAAGCGTGACAGGAGCTGCGAAccgttttgttttccctaCATGAGGTGCCAGAAAAGGGCAAAGATGACCCTTCTGCGAggatttaaaaaggaaaatcccAGTAGGGTTTACTCCCTGTGCATGTGGGtgtcttctcctccttttgcgATCTCTTTTGCAGTGAGGAGCGAAGTTTTTCCTGTTTGGTTGGCGGCACATAGGTGAAGGCCGTATGGAAAGGGAACATTTGAGTCGCGGCGATGTGGTTAATTTAGACGGATGCGCCCCTCTGCTGCTGCCGCCGCCGCTTCTACCGCTGCTTCCCAGCACAGGGGCCAAAGGCGCTCTCCATAAAGTCGCagacgtttttaaaaaacacgTCCACCGTCTTGGTCAGCTCCTCCACCTCGCGAACAACTTTGACATCCAAATTGGAGGTCAGAAAATGAGCCAAATTTACACTCTccgtttttttctgtaaaatgtctaaatttttttccagctgTCCTTGGTGGTACTCGAAGAGGTACCTCTTATTTTGGTCATCCCACGTGGCAAAGTAGGCGAAGGCGTAGGACCACTTGAGGATCTTTCTGCACCGGATGGTTTGTATGATGGAGTTTTGGAAGTGATATATGCGATGCGTTGGCTCGATGCTGTTCGATGCGCAAAagtgggaaaggaaaaggagctgCGTTTTGATGGAGAATTCTTCTCCGTGCTGGTGGGCGTCGAATCTGGTTTTGAAGTGGCTGAATTTGTGCAGCGCTTCGTGCGCGCTTTTGCGGTGCTGCGGTGTGAGGGGGCGCGCCTCGTTGGGGGTGTCGCCCGGCAGGTTAGGGGTGTCGCCCGGCAGGTTAGGGGTGTCGCCCGGCAAGTTAGGGGTGTCTCCCAGCACGTCGTTTGGGGTATCACTTTTTGAGTCACCTTGTGCTTCAGCTGGTGATTCAGCTGGTGATTCAGCTGGCCCCCCTTTCACCTCCCCCCTCCGCGAGACGTACTGATTGCAGCGGTAGAAGCCCCCCTTGTGGTGCGCCCAGGGCTGCAGGCACATCCAGCAGAAGCTGAACCCGCAGACGCACTTCACATTCATGCAGCCAGACGTTTTCTCAATCGACTTGGCACAGCTGGGGCACTGCTTCGTGTTGGAGCGAATCCATTTGATGTTGTGTTCCCCCTTGGTGAGCAGCTCCTTCCATTCTTTAATAACAGCGCAGGTAACAGGTCTGTGGAATTCCTCCGAGCAGTTGAAGCAAAAGTTGTGTCCGCATCTACAAATGATTCCGTTGTCTGGTAGCATGACAGATTCTATAACGTAGGGGCACTTATCAtaggggcatttttttaagcttgGGTTTTTctttatgaatatatttaccaTGATATGTTGGTACTGTGCAAGGAGGTTACTGTCTGGGGTGGAGATGCTTTTCCAGTCTTCCCTCATGATGAGTTCTTGGCATGTCGGTTCCATGcactttttattaattacgTCTTCGTCAAAGTCGTTGTCTATGGCTGTTTGGAGGTACCCTTTCCAGCATTCCTTCGAGTAGCGATGGCCGCATTTGAGTGCGTGTGTGTCTTCTACGTCGTACTGGTTGAGCAAAATTGGGCACGTAAATTTGGCGTCTTTCTCCATCTCAATCGTTTGTTTTTCAGAGGGGGGTTCCTTGGTTGGTTTGCCTACGTCCGTGGGGGGCACTACCACTGGAGGAGCGTCTTCACCACTCGCATCTTCCGCACAGAGGTCTTCCTCCATGAGGTCTCCCTCCCTGAGGTGAGACATGTGTGCCTTCGCGAGCACTTCCCTTGGGTTCCTCATCCATGCTTCTATCAAATCATTCGAGTTAAAGTGGtaggaatttaaaaaacggTATGCATGGTCAGGGTGAAGGTTGGTGAGGCTCACAACGTCCGCCACaacttctttcattttttcttcaacttgTTCTAAGGTGTATACTTCATAAATGTTAGTGTCTCTaaattttgccatttttctttgGAAGTACGCCAGGTAGATTTTCATTCCTTCCTCGAGGGATTCGTCCGTCGCTTTTTCTCTGCTCGGTTCGCAGTGAGCTCCTGCTTGTTTAGTGGTATCCTTCGCGGTGTCCTTCACGCCCTCCTTCACGCTCTCCTTCACGACCTTCTTGACGACCTTCATTTTTCTGTCGCTGCCCAGTTGTATCGTCACGTCTACGGCTCCGCCAGCCGAGCCGTGCTCCTTCGggatgttcatttttggaGAGAGAGCAAAGGCGTACGGAGAAGGGAGGGTGGCCACCTGGAGAGCTGGGTTCACCTCTTCCTAGGAGACGAACAAGAGGCGCATACTTTGCTTCACCATGTTGTGCTTACACGttgaaacttttttaataactttATTCCTCTACAGTTTGGCTGCCCATTGGAGGAGCGCTCAGGTGTGTACCCCACTTCGTGGGAGGGTCCCCCTGCGAAGCGGCCTCTGGCGAGCAGCCCTGTGGTCTTTTAGAAATCACTTCCACTGAATGCACATTACACACGCAGGTTATCAGCCGTAAAGCGTGTAAACCGGTGGGGAGATCCACCCGATGGGGGTGAAACGATCGTTCTTTTTGAGGTGGCACTGCT
Above is a window of Plasmodium vivax chromosome 8, whole genome shotgun sequence DNA encoding:
- a CDS encoding membrane skeletal protein, putative (encoded by transcript PVX_119325A) encodes the protein MFNACKGNSNCCREESEDTKQSVREGRHEGRLEERRDRFDQQLGKENGDFKKIIEGEPDLAKAVEISQSTEREYVAITAYQPVDIVTRTVEVPFVRTIETTVPKITYESKIREVPKYYSKIVEKVVEVPEVKFVDKIVDVPRIQYCFKYVPKVEVKENIIQRPVFQKKIVEKIVEVPKVKEMRRFQEVETVEYVIKYVPKGFTEGRKKSDDEGEDGKDKKEEDADGERDPGEGKETSEEQQDVSNSRFYEEKNYSEGAKLVRNAQMEMSQSQLWEQTMSVGQDRMFPYVFSRPMQGQAGVHEEVYAEAHAEARVDMGMGAPWGSAAVGGEAYEGGAVHPTFGLRNEMSLMQLKEKNGSMLPTPRIEQVFKPKIVKNVEVQKHVPISVDVPVPYMVPKPVVVNVEVPVLKFRDTFVPVPVRRKIIPKIKWISDVYQVDCIKEKPYLKIQDVIRPIPCDVQIKYRKYMEKACAVNPNELPQDDVHAMWMRVNAHLAEQKKREYGDLYPYYRGGHGEEEGGSSSSGKDEPDGSEGTQSSEEGRAHEGEIREGALEEEGEVSGGSSKQGGVEEDKEERTEGGEPIGSERSGVNERSGANERSGAMEGSESATSNGEITQSGEVAQQGSIIEVLRREYDEGGEAKAEEWRQAEGIEKVNAEQNIFYAYEGSEQMQTEGRGYSVCCKNANDRVGGTLEKEERDHFECVDEFMKEMKKQDHLEEGAVASLYPSHPLAMTFLQNKWIQTDTLRTHELYHDDFVRASINANYNLMNRNPVLSEVMRNEDFIKTANPIISPFFPRNIQNIENAYNRVIAQNIQEENMRCQGGANRYEQKVHASSGGTDVRMYEKGATAGVGTAGQACDSGGKCCSYFCKH
- a CDS encoding hypothetical protein, conserved (encoded by transcript PVX_119320A), producing the protein MFPLKSSTFLLLLFLCVEWTRAKIELILSDLGADKCNSEQVKALDDKFYGAACGGENVLPSVEWFQRNSETKSYAVTVTSMVSSRVVTHFLAWNIPSHVNLINHSTSFDELEATVGLNSLGEAKYAGPCASAMAEESSCLLFTLYALKSDHIELSEDADYFELMAYLKSMSREEKGLLDRLSLYAMTIPKRRVSS
- a CDS encoding hypothetical protein, conserved (encoded by transcript PVX_119315A), producing the protein MNIPKEHGSAGGAVDVTIQLGSDRKMKVVKKVVKESVKEGVKDTAKDTTKQAGAHCEPSREKATDESLEEGMKIYLAYFQRKMAKFRDTNIYEVYTLEQVEEKMKEVVADVVSLTNLHPDHAYRFLNSYHFNSNDLIEAWMRNPREVLAKAHMSHLREGDLMEEDLCAEDASGEDAPPVVVPPTDVGKPTKEPPSEKQTIEMEKDAKFTCPILLNQYDVEDTHALKCGHRYSKECWKGYLQTAIDNDFDEDVINKKCMEPTCQELIMREDWKSISTPDSNLLAQYQHIMVNIFIKKNPSLKKCPYDKCPYVIESVMLPDNGIICRCGHNFCFNCSEEFHRPVTCAVIKEWKELLTKGEHNIKWIRSNTKQCPSCAKSIEKTSGCMNVKCVCGFSFCWMCLQPWAHHKGGFYRCNQYVSRRGEVKGGPAESPAESPAEAQGDSKSDTPNDVLGDTPNLPGDTPNLPGDTPNLPGDTPNEARPLTPQHRKSAHEALHKFSHFKTRFDAHQHGEEFSIKTQLLFLSHFCASNSIEPTHRIYHFQNSIIQTIRCRKILKWSYAFAYFATWDDQNKRYLFEYHQGQLEKNLDILQKKTESVNLAHFLTSNLDVKVVREVEELTKTVDVFFKNVCDFMESAFGPCAGKQR